A section of the Scleropages formosus chromosome 12, fSclFor1.1, whole genome shotgun sequence genome encodes:
- the LOC108940318 gene encoding SEC14-like protein 2 isoform X2 yields MSGRLEDLSPKQAEALAQFRERVQDILPQLPAQHDHFLLRWLRARNFHVQKAEAMLRKHLEFRKHMKADTITTDWRPPEVSCFKKIPAAKCRLLCGALRTRVSSSFLSLLVRSLPAQVIEKYLSGGMCGYDREGSPIWYDVIGPVDPKGLLLSASKQDFVKSKVRDCELLQKECDQQSEKLGKVVESITMIYDLEGLGLKHLWKPAIEAYGEVLTMFEDNYPEGLKRLFVIKAPKLFPVAYNLVKHFLSEDTRSKIIVLGANWQEVLLSYIHPDQLPAVYGGNLTDPDGDPRCRTRIKYGGDVPRTYYVRESVKVQYDQSVSISRGSSHQLEYEILFPGCVLRWQFASDGADIGFGVFMKPRMGERRRAGDMLEVVPSQRYNAHLVPEDGSLTCTDPGVYVLRFDNTYSVFHSKRVGFTVEVLLSDGQAETPRGGGQAGPQKELDAGAQ; encoded by the exons CCAGAAACTTCCACGTGCAGAAAGCAGAAGCCATGCTCCGCAAG CACCTGGAGTTCCGAAAACACATGAAGGCCGACACGATAACCACGGACTGGCGGCCACCGGAGGTATCCTGCTTTAAGAAAATAC CGGCCGCTAAGTGCAGACTGCTCTGCGGGGCGTTGCGTACGCGGGTGTCGtcctcctttctttctctcctcgTCCGTTCGCTGCCTGCCCAGGTCATCGAGAAGTACCTCTCCGGGGGGATGTGCGGCTACGACCGCGAGGGCAGCCCCATCTGGTACGACGTCATCGGCCCCGTGGACCCCAAGGGCCTGCTCTTGTCCGcctccaagcaggactttgtCAAGTCCAAGGTGCGGGACTGCGAGTTGCTGCAAAAGGAGTGCGACCAGCAGTCAGAGAAG CTGGGGAAGGTTGTGGAGTCCATCACCATGATCTATGACCTTGAGGGCTTGGGCCTCAAGCACCTGTGGAAGCCTGCCATCGAGGCCTACGGAGAG GTCCTCACCATGTTCGAGGACAACTATCCCGAAGGCCTCAAGAGACTGTTTGTCATCAAAG CCCCGAAACTCTTCCCGGTAGCGTACAACCTCGTCAAGCATTTTCTGAGCGAGGACACCCGCAGCAAGATCATCGTGCTGGGGG CTAACTGGCAAGAGGTGCTGCTGAGCTACATCCACCCCGATCAGCTGCCCGCCGTCTACGGGGGCAACCTCACCGACCCGGATGGCGACCCTCGCTGCAGGACCAGG ATCAAGTATGGAGGCGACGTGCCCAGGACCTATTACGTGCGGGAGTCCGTCAAGGTGCAGTACGACCAAAGCGTCTCCATAAGCCGGGGGTCCTCCCACCAGCTCGAGTACGAGATCCTCTTCCCGGGCTGCGTGTTGCG GTGGCAGTTTGCGAGCGACGGGGCCGACATCGGCTTCGGGGTGTTCATGAAGCCCAGAATGGGCGAGCGGCGCAGAGCAGGCGACATGCTGGAGGTTGTACCCAGTCAGCGCTACAACGCCCACCTGGTGCCCGAGGACGGCTCTCTTACCTGTACGGACCCAGGCGTCT ATGTGCTGCGCTTCGACAACACCTACAGCGTGTTCCATTCGAAGAGGGTCGGCTTCACGGTGGAGGTGCTCTTGTCGGACGGCCAGGCGGAGACCCCCCGAGGCGGCGGCCAGGCCGGACCGCAGAAGGAGCTGGACGCGGGCGCTCAGTAG